Proteins from a single region of Nomia melanderi isolate GNS246 chromosome 11, iyNomMela1, whole genome shotgun sequence:
- the LOC116432160 gene encoding uncharacterized protein LOC116432160 isoform X1, whose product MDTSTCSFAGQTTTQVGVQRKFYQWVLRWINGLQTDESNDELRHDLPILAGFFQAIGYKLHSFEKRNTEEANESNASASRPGILKVTIECGSSKMRAILESRDVPCRCPNPDHVQDASFWSISGTGPVGSTDNIPRKVEETGSNLLPRLSKEVTRVLRDVSQRLFDTIAGEPDMNRNTDVSLNISCSSNEVKVPAESVKREMGVTRSHTQPEICLRANSWNTKPSSESNEKDHTQTSVSRNATPSRVNKFALQRQKTWDIDIESGSLEGEPRPSPPKLTSSPTIFDELSSSLGQISLQGEETSKGLTEYITEAKRYLEKALKVLNEKSVSSDDACHTQDDCTSVKSAPANMLPTIVVSSLKRSRTITGIKPSARLEQNKTQALVKPASGNTPRMLNARRSMDTMNSHSSTRKSTPVEQGSIKPSVRRNSFYIPSSKSILSLPAKSTEVGQKLLTTGKPGVGTKTTVSPESRISTPKKKEALNTLVGRTSMIKPPTKISKAIPVKIKPVEPLKLSTGIAKNSRSSLSKE is encoded by the exons ATGGATACCAGCACGTGCTCTTTCGCTGGTCAAACCACCACTCAAGTAGGCGTGCAAAGGAAGTTTTACCAGTGGGTACTGAGATGGATAAACGGACTGCAAACGGACGAGTCGAACGACGAATTGCGTCACGATTTACCGATTCTCGCCGGGTTCTTCCAAGCGATCGGCTACAAGCTTCACTCGTTCGAGAAACGTAACACCGAGGAAGCTAATGAATCGAACGCCTCAGCATCTCGGCCAGGAATCCTGAAGGTCACCATCGAGTGCGGCTCCTCGAAAATGAGAGCGATCCTAGAGTCAAGGGATGTCCCGTGTCGATGTCCTAATCCTGATCATGTCCAGGATGCGTCCTTCTGGAGCATTAGCGGCACCGGGCCTGTAGGAAGCACA GACAATATTCCGCGCAAAGTTGAAGAAACTGGTAGCAATCTGTTGCCCCGTTTGTCGAAAGAAGTTACGCGAGTTCTGCGGGACGTGTCGCAGAGACTGTTCGACACGATCGCCGGTGAACCGGATATGAACCGTAACACAGATGTAAGTTTGAACATCTCGTGTTCGAGTAACGAGGTGAAGGTTCCGGCTGAGAGTGTCAAAAGGGAGATGGGCGTCACTCGAAGCCACACCCAACCGGAAATCTGTTTACGCGCGAATAGCTGGAACACGAAG CCGTCCTCTGAGAGCAACGAGAAAGATCACACGCAAACGTCTGTAAGTCGGAACGCAACTCCGTCGCGTGTGAACAAGTTCGCGTTGCAACGTCAGAAGACGTGGGACATCGACATCGAAAGCGGAAGTCTGGAGGGAGAGCCCAGACCGTCGCCACCGAAGCTAACGAGCTCTCCTACTATATTCGATGAACTCTCTAGTTCATTAGGACAGATTTCTTTGCAAGGGGAGGAGACTTCGAAGGGCTTAACGGAATACATAACGGAGGCTAAACGCTACTTAGAAAAAGCACTTAAGGTGTTAAACGAGAAATCAGTTAGTTCGGATGACGCGTGTCATACGCAAG ATGACTGCACATCCGTTAAGTCAGCGCCGGCTAACATGTTACCTACAATAGTTGTAAGTTCATTGAAACGGTCGAGGACGATTACTGGCATCAAACCGTCAGCGAGGTTGGAGCAAAACAAGACGCAAGCATTGGTGAAACCAGCTTCAGGAAATACACCGCGAATGCTGAACGCACGACGCAGTATGGATACAATGAATTCTCATTCTTCAACGAGGAAGAGCACACCGGTTGAACAAGGAAGTATAAAACCGTCGGTTCGCCggaatagtttttatattccTTCGTCTAAATCTATTCTTTCGCTGCCTGCGAAATCTACAGAGGTTGGACAAAAATTGTTGACCACTGGAAA ACCTGGTGTAGGAACGAAGACGACTGTATCGCCTGAATCACGAATCAGTACACCTAAGAAAAAAGAAGCACTTAATACGTTGGTTGGACGTACATCAATGATTAAGCCACCCACAAAAATCTCGAAAGCGATACCCGTTAAAATAAAACCGGTTGAACCATTAAAATTGAGCACTGGAATTGCTAAAAATTCGAGAAGTAGTTTGTCGAAAGAATGa
- the LOC116432160 gene encoding uncharacterized protein LOC116432160 isoform X2, which produces MDTSTCSFAGQTTTQVGVQRKFYQWVLRWINGLQTDESNDELRHDLPILAGFFQAIGYKLHSFEKRNTEEANESNASASRPGILKVTIECGSSKMRAILESRDVPCRCPNPDHVQDASFWSISGTGPDNIPRKVEETGSNLLPRLSKEVTRVLRDVSQRLFDTIAGEPDMNRNTDVSLNISCSSNEVKVPAESVKREMGVTRSHTQPEICLRANSWNTKPSSESNEKDHTQTSVSRNATPSRVNKFALQRQKTWDIDIESGSLEGEPRPSPPKLTSSPTIFDELSSSLGQISLQGEETSKGLTEYITEAKRYLEKALKVLNEKSVSSDDACHTQDDCTSVKSAPANMLPTIVVSSLKRSRTITGIKPSARLEQNKTQALVKPASGNTPRMLNARRSMDTMNSHSSTRKSTPVEQGSIKPSVRRNSFYIPSSKSILSLPAKSTEVGQKLLTTGKPGVGTKTTVSPESRISTPKKKEALNTLVGRTSMIKPPTKISKAIPVKIKPVEPLKLSTGIAKNSRSSLSKE; this is translated from the exons ATGGATACCAGCACGTGCTCTTTCGCTGGTCAAACCACCACTCAAGTAGGCGTGCAAAGGAAGTTTTACCAGTGGGTACTGAGATGGATAAACGGACTGCAAACGGACGAGTCGAACGACGAATTGCGTCACGATTTACCGATTCTCGCCGGGTTCTTCCAAGCGATCGGCTACAAGCTTCACTCGTTCGAGAAACGTAACACCGAGGAAGCTAATGAATCGAACGCCTCAGCATCTCGGCCAGGAATCCTGAAGGTCACCATCGAGTGCGGCTCCTCGAAAATGAGAGCGATCCTAGAGTCAAGGGATGTCCCGTGTCGATGTCCTAATCCTGATCATGTCCAGGATGCGTCCTTCTGGAGCATTAGCGGCACCGGGCCT GACAATATTCCGCGCAAAGTTGAAGAAACTGGTAGCAATCTGTTGCCCCGTTTGTCGAAAGAAGTTACGCGAGTTCTGCGGGACGTGTCGCAGAGACTGTTCGACACGATCGCCGGTGAACCGGATATGAACCGTAACACAGATGTAAGTTTGAACATCTCGTGTTCGAGTAACGAGGTGAAGGTTCCGGCTGAGAGTGTCAAAAGGGAGATGGGCGTCACTCGAAGCCACACCCAACCGGAAATCTGTTTACGCGCGAATAGCTGGAACACGAAG CCGTCCTCTGAGAGCAACGAGAAAGATCACACGCAAACGTCTGTAAGTCGGAACGCAACTCCGTCGCGTGTGAACAAGTTCGCGTTGCAACGTCAGAAGACGTGGGACATCGACATCGAAAGCGGAAGTCTGGAGGGAGAGCCCAGACCGTCGCCACCGAAGCTAACGAGCTCTCCTACTATATTCGATGAACTCTCTAGTTCATTAGGACAGATTTCTTTGCAAGGGGAGGAGACTTCGAAGGGCTTAACGGAATACATAACGGAGGCTAAACGCTACTTAGAAAAAGCACTTAAGGTGTTAAACGAGAAATCAGTTAGTTCGGATGACGCGTGTCATACGCAAG ATGACTGCACATCCGTTAAGTCAGCGCCGGCTAACATGTTACCTACAATAGTTGTAAGTTCATTGAAACGGTCGAGGACGATTACTGGCATCAAACCGTCAGCGAGGTTGGAGCAAAACAAGACGCAAGCATTGGTGAAACCAGCTTCAGGAAATACACCGCGAATGCTGAACGCACGACGCAGTATGGATACAATGAATTCTCATTCTTCAACGAGGAAGAGCACACCGGTTGAACAAGGAAGTATAAAACCGTCGGTTCGCCggaatagtttttatattccTTCGTCTAAATCTATTCTTTCGCTGCCTGCGAAATCTACAGAGGTTGGACAAAAATTGTTGACCACTGGAAA ACCTGGTGTAGGAACGAAGACGACTGTATCGCCTGAATCACGAATCAGTACACCTAAGAAAAAAGAAGCACTTAATACGTTGGTTGGACGTACATCAATGATTAAGCCACCCACAAAAATCTCGAAAGCGATACCCGTTAAAATAAAACCGGTTGAACCATTAAAATTGAGCACTGGAATTGCTAAAAATTCGAGAAGTAGTTTGTCGAAAGAATGa
- the Myd88 gene encoding myeloid differentiation primary response protein MyD88 has protein sequence MTPALLELPLVALSVESKQVISTLLNPPKVIPAENGLPRDWRGLAHLSNVGGEMMPLLTSHPDPSAYILTLYEQKNKNITIKDLQAIFEELDRWDILDDTAELFERDAQKYLEQIERSQTSADVIINEVDEKVLTIDDLHRLKQGLENQYYDAFLLYADEDLNFATEMMDKLENQYSLKLCVKDRDLIGGITFEHEAVMTLISERCNRLIVIVSPNFLKSPANKFFLNYAQALGIDKRQRKVIPCLYEKCQLPPQLHYMFILDYNRVGMYDFWGKLRDSVRIPNLAEENATRNFEKEVVLPKTVNTHDEFETNGKLNEETSKHLKPIQEQENHIRNSHELKTENNFHNLDENICEPKDKKKSDNFLQRTMKKLTRKSEHQTKEYIPITETVSLPSLEGLDTLSTSMDSMKKKHKTKFINKYMKKVLVKS, from the exons ATGACACCTGCTTTATTAGAATTGCCACTTGTTGCTCTATCTGTGGAATCCAAACAAGTTATCTCAACTTTATTAAATCCACCGAAAGTTATCCCAGCAGAAAATGGTTTGCCCag GGATTGGAGAGGTCTCGCACATTTATCGAATGTGGGTGGGGAGATGATGCCATTATTGACATCACATCCAGATCCATCTgcatatattttaacattatatgaacaaaaaaataaaaatataacaattaaagaTCTTCAAGCAATATTCGAAGAGCTTGACAGATGGGATATCTTGGATGATACTGCAGAACTTTTTG AAAGAGATGCACAGAAATATTTGGAACAAATAGAAAGATCTCAAACATCAGCcgatgtaattataaatgaagtTGATGAAAAAGTTTTGACTATAG aTGATCTTCACAGACTAAAACAAGGacttgaaaatcaatattatgATGCATTTTTGTTATATGCTGATGAGGACCTTAATTTTGCCACTGAAATGATGGATAAGCTGGAAAATCAGTACAGCTTAAAG CTCTGTGTAAAGGATAGGGATTTAATTGGTGGTATTACATTTGAGCATGAAGCTGTGATGACATTGATCTCAGAGAGGTGTAATAGATTAATTGTAATAGTGTCACCTAATTTCTTGAAAAGTCCagcaaataaattctttttaaactaTGCTCAAGCATTGGGTATTG ACAAACGTCAGAGGAAAGTAATACCATGTCTCTATGAAAAATGTCAGTTACCACCGCAATTacattatatgtttatattggATTACAATAGAGTTGGTATGTATGATTTTTGGGGAAAATTGAGAGATTCTGTTAGGATACCAAATCTAGCAGAGGAGAATGCAACGAGAAATTTTGAGAAGGAAGTAGTACTTCCGAAGACAGTAAATACTCATGATGAATTTGAAACAAATGGAAAACTCAATGAAGAAACTAGTAAACATTTAAAGCCAATTCAGGAGCaagaaaaccatataagaaATTCTCATgaattaaaaacagaaaataactTTCATAATCTGGATGAAAATATATGTGAGCCAAAAGATAAGAAGAAGTCTGATAATTTTCTACAACGCACAATGAAAAAGTTGACGCGAAAATCAGAACATCAAACAAAGGAATATATACCAATCACAGAAACAGTGAGCTTACCATCGCTTGAAGGTCTCGATACACTGAGTACTTCGATGGATTCTATGAAGAAAAAACATAAAacgaaattcataaataaatacatgaagaaagtGCTTGTAAAGTCGTAA
- the LOC116432164 gene encoding histone H3.X-like: protein MVRRKSNARSISGSQNREKSRTEVLVPRRRNKSHVFREIRHLRKSIKLLIPRSTFARLVKFIIFDLFPTLGVNRIQLSALEALQEATEAYMVQFFEDCILLAQHSKRITIKVQDMFLMRRLRGRGDIVNR, encoded by the exons ATGGTACGAAGAAAATCAAATGCGAG aTCAATCAGTGGTTCACAGAATCGTGAGAAATCTCGA ACAGAAGTTTTGGTACCCAGAAGACGAAACAAATCACATGTTTTTCGAGAAATACGGCATTTgagaaaatctataaaattactTATACCAAGAAGTACTTTCGCTCGTttagtaaaatttattatttttgactTATTCCCTACCTTGGGTGTTAATAG AATACAACTAAGTGCTTTAGAAGCATTACAAGAGGCAACTGAAGCATATATGGTACAATTTTTTGAAGATTGCATATTATTAGCACAACATTCAAAACGCATAACTATTAAAGTTCAAGATATGTTCCTGATGCGACGACTTAGAGGAAGAGGCGACATTGTGAATAGATAA